GGGAAGTGGTTTTTGTGACCTCATTTCTCTcatggatctaagaagagttgtgaattttcagtctgttcagttTTTTATAGATTAAGACACAGAGTGATGACTTCTAAGCTCTTTACATTTGCATTTCTGGACCAGAAGTGGGAAATCTGCCCTACCGTCTCTGtgctttttacttctttcctcccttaattttttttaaaactgtggtaAAAAATGCATAACATAAGATATAGTCACCATTTACAGTTCAGTAGGGTTAAGTATGTATTTGCACATTGTTGTGCAATCAGTCTCTGGAACAGTTTTTTTTATCTTGCATGACTGAAAttccatacccattaaacagtaactcccatttccccctcccccagcctgtggcaactaccattctactgtGTTTATTTGAATTTGAATATTCCTAGatacctcatatgagtgaaatcatctactatttctcttctgtgactggcttgtttcacttagcacagtgtcctcaaggttcatccaggtctcctttttaaggctaacaTTTCACTGTAgcatatactacattttgtgtctccatcatccattgatagacagaCACTTGGTTGCAATAGTGCTGTCATGAACATAGCTGTACAAATTATCTCTTTAAGatcctgttttgaatttttttatagttaggcctagaagtggaattgctggatcatacggtaattctatttttaatttttggaggagcTGCCATACTGTTTagctttgccattttattttcccaccaacagtgcacaaggttccaatttctccatattgtCACCACCACTTGTTCTTTTGATAGTGGCCATCTtgatgggtgtgaagtgatatctcattgtgattttgatttgcatttccctaatgatgaatgatgttgagtatcttttcatatgcttgtagGTCACTTGGGTATCATCTTTGGATCAATTATTCAAGTCCTTGGCCCAGTTTTTAatcatgttgtttgttttttgttaggttgtaggagttctttatatactctgctTATTGatgccttatcagatatattattaaTATCTACTCTTACCAAGGTCTAAAGTTGTAGTAATTCTATCCTCCTCCTTCAAAATACAGAGTTTTAAGAACACTTGAATTCTGATTTCCTTCTTTAGGACTTAACATGTTATTATCTACCATTTCAGGTAGTTCCACTTTGGTTTTatcctgcccttccccttcccactcccagttaatttttgtttattctttaactGAACCCATGCTTGTTTGGGTTGATTTCTTTGCTTACTGTTTCTTCTTGCATCTCATGCCTTTCCTAAGTGatcattttctatattcttttcttttcctttaagtaggctccacccccagcgtggagcccaacacagggctggaactcatgactctgagatcaagagtcagatgcttaaccgactgaaccacccaggtgccccatctataTTCTGAATTACATCCATAAATAGTTTTTTCAGTGAAAGTCTGTTAATAATAAACActtaggtttttattttcctttgtgttctgAAAAGTTTTCAATTGTACCTTCTTTCATAAAGATATtatgtcttttgtctttttttttaagtttgagtgAGAGTGGGGGGCCGGATCGTAGGGCaggaactttttgaggaactttcatactgttttgataagttctttaatgtttatttttgagagagagagagagagagacagagtgtgagcagaggaggggcagagagaatccaaagtaggctcaagcctctgagctgtcagcacagagcctgacacagggcttgaactcgtgaaccacaagatcatgacctgagctgaagtcttcaggatgtttgactgagccacccaggcacctctctagtttttttgttttgtttttttaaaaagatttttaagtaatctgtacatccagtatgggactcaaacccacaaccctgagaaccaagagttgcgtgctctgagccagccaggtgccccatcatgtCTTTTGTCTTCTATTTGACACttaagtttctgttgagaagccAGTTCAGTTGTTACTTCTTCACAGAATATTCTTCCTTCTTGttgcttctcttctctttgtggTATTCTGCTGTATCCTTATCATGTGTCTAGGTGCAGATTTAACTTTTACCCTGCTTGGTTGGGACTTTGTTTCCTAAATATGAGGCTCCCTTTCATCAACTCTTGAAAAATACTTAGCTAGTagttctgcctctcccccattttctCTGTTCCCTCCTTTTGGGCCACCtgttaaaacttcatttttggACCTCTGTATTTTATTCCCCCTATTAACCTTTCTTtcacaaaatttttaagtttgtgcTACCTTTTGTAATCTCCTTATATCTCTTCTCAAATACTGCATTCTTTTCATTTGCATCtaatttgccatttttctttccatttctaagcGATTCTGTTTGGTTAATTTAAAATCTTCTGATCTTTGTTGATACCATCTTCTTGTCTCCTGGTTTTGATTCCTTCTTTTATGACTTTAAACACTGGAATGTACTTACAGTTTCTAGTGCGTCTTACTAACGTCGGTTCTTACTGGTGTAAATACCTGTTGTTCAGTCATAGTAAAAGATTGGTCCTTCTGTGTTTTGTAATTTAGAATTGTAAACTCAGGTTCAGCAGGACTTTATCTATGGGACTCTTATGTGACCTTGGTagagagtctctctctccagAGTATTTTTGTTTACCTCTGGTAGGTTTCCCAGGGATTTTACCAGGCTGAGACCATTTTTGGTTAGATTCTCTGCGAGGAGAAGTTGATATCAGACCCCTCAAGGCAGGGTAAATCTGAACTCTGAACTCAAGTGAAGGCAGGCCGAAGATTATAAATTCTCTAGGGATATATACCCTTTTGTTTCTCCCCTCACGGAGCCTAGGTCCTTTTATCTCCCTGGTGTCAGTGAGGTGACTTTTTTTCACTAATCTACTTCTTTCCCTGAAGCTGTTGTAGTTCTTAATAATCTTAGGATTATTTACTGCTTTGTTACCTAGAGCTCTATGCATTATCTCAGAATGATAATGGGGAGAGATGTGGTAGggattattatacccattttacaacTAAGTAAAACTGGAGCTGTTACTCTCCTGAGATGACTCTCCTGACATTATGTAGGTGGCAGATGGTAAAGAGATTCTTAGAGCTTGCCATGAGAAATGGGgtattcttctgtgtttttttgccATGCAGCCACTGGTAGCATTCTTCATTAGGATGAAAGTAGGTATCACCTCAACATCAGTCATAAAGAAAAACCAGTGTTTTTCTGCAGGTTTatgaaaattcattcattcaacagatttgAACACCTGCTATGTTCTAGGCACAAGAATTAATACGAGAGGTCTGTTAACAACTGGGAGCTGAAGTACAGATAATTGGATTTGCTGCCTGACATGCTTTCTGCtttccatccaagttagttagcatatagtgcaacaatgatttcaggggtagattccttaatgccccttacccatttagcccatcccccctcctacaacccctccagcaaccctctgtttgttctctatataaagagtctcttatgtcttgtccccatccctgttttcatattattcttgcttcccttcccttgtgttcgtctgttgtgtcttaaagtcctcatatgagtgaagtcatgtgatagttgtctttctctaattttgcttagcataataccctctagttccatccacgtagttgcaaatggcaagatttcattctttttgattgccgagtaatattccattgtgtatatctgCTTTCCTTCTGTAGACTGATAATGGTCTCCAGCTGCCAAAGAAGGTTGTGGATGCCAAGAGAAAGGTAACCATTTCTCAGCCCCCTGAGTGGAACTGGATGCCTCTAGGAGCCCACACCGGCTAGCAGTAGACATGGCTGAATTTACAAGCTACAAGGATACTGCCTCCAGCCGCCACTTGCGGTTTAAGTTACAAAGTCTAAGTCGCCGCCTCGATGAGTTGGAGGAAGCCACAAAAAACCTCCAGAAAGCAGAGGATGAGCTCCTGGATCTCCAGGACAAGGTGATTCAGGCGGAAGGCAGCAATTCCGGCATGTTGGCGGAGATTGAAGTGTTGCGCCAGCGAGTGCTGAGAATTGAAGgcaaagatgaggaaattaagagaGCAGAGGATCTGTGTCAGCTGATGAAGGAGAAgcttgaagaggaagaaaacctCACCCGGGAGCTGAAATCTGAGATTGAACGGCTTCAGAAACGAATGGCTGAACTGGAGAAGCTGGAGGAAGCCTTTGGCAGGAGTAAGAACGACTGTACCCAACTCTGTCTGAGCCTGAATGAGGAGAGAAACCTGACAAAGAAGATCTCCGCTGAGCTGGAAATGCTCAGGGTCAAAGTGAAAGAACTAGAATCTTCCGAGGACCGCCTGGATAAAACTGAGCAGAGTTTAGTGTCAGAGTTAGAAAAACTGAAGTCATTAACTCTGAACTTCGTaagtgagagaaaatacttgaatgaaaaggagaaagagaatgagaaactgATAAAAGAGCTCACTCAAAAACTGGAGCAGAACAAAAAAATGAACCGAGATTATTCAAGGAATGCTTCTAATCTTCTGGAAAGGAATGACCTGCGGATTGAGGACGGGATCTCCTCCACACTGCCGTGCAAAGAATCAAGAAGGAAGGGTGCTCTGGACTATCTAAAGCAGGTAGAGaatgaaacaagaaacaaatcagaaaacGAAAAGAACCGAAATCAAGAAGACAACAAAGTTAAAGATCTCAACCAAGAGATTGAGAAACTCAAGACACAAATCAAACATTTTGAATCTTTGGAAGAAGAGCTTAAGAAAATGAGGGCCAAAAATAATGATCTTCAGGATAATTACctaagtgaacaaaataaaaacaaactcttaGCCAGCCAGCTGGAGGAGATAAAGctacaaatcaagaaacagaaagagttAGAGAACGGGGAGGTAGAAGGGGAAGAGGCTTTCCTGTCCGGCAAAGGCAGGCATGAGAGGACTAAGTTAAGAGGCCATGGCAATGAGGTACCTGTGTCCAAGCACACACCGCGGGAACTGTCCCCTCAGCAGAAGCGGGAGAGGCATCGAAACAGAGATATTGCGCTCAACAATGAAAACTGTTCTCTGGGCAATAGGCAGGTTTCCTCTCCCAGTTTCACCAATAGGAGGGCAGCCAAAGCTTCCAACATCGGCGCGGGTACAGACAGTGGGACTCAGGAGACAAGGAGAACTGAAGACCGATTTGTATCTGGCTCCTCTCAGAGTGAAGGGAAGAAGTCCAGGGAGCAGCCTTCAGTGCTTAGCCGCTACCCACCTGCTGCTCAGGAGCACAGTAAAGCTTGGAAGAGTACTCCCAAACCAGGTACTGAGGGTGGGTTGAAGGGAAAAGTGGAGAAGACAACACGAACATTTAGTGATAATACCAACCATGGATCTGTTCCCAGTGACGTACTGGGTAGAGCTGACAAGGCTTCTGACACCCCTTCTGAGGCCCTCTTTGGCAAAAGGGGGCAGGTACCTGGCAATGGAAGTCAGGTAACCCAGGCTGCAGACTGTGGCAGTCCTAAGGCAATTGGAGCTCTGGCCTCATCCCGAAGATCTTCCTCAGAAGGGCTCTCCAAGGGCAAAAAGGCTGTCAGTGGCCTGGAGGCTGATACCACTTCCCCAAATTCCAAGCCTCCACTTTTATCAAAGTATCCTTATAATTCCAGAAGCCAAGAGAACATCCTTCAGGGCTTTTCAACCCCAAATAAAGAAGGTGTTGATCAACCCGTAGCAGTCGTGATGGAAGACAGCAGTCAACATGAGACCCTGAGGTGCCGGGTCATCAAGCCCAGTGGCAGAGAGAAGCCAGACTCAGATGACGACGTGGATGTGACGTCTCTTGTTACTGCCAAATTGGTAAACACCACCATCACTCCAGAGCCAGAGCTCAAACACCAACCCAACTCTAGAGAGAGAGCCAAATCCCGAGGGGGACTCAGAACCTCCCTGTTTGAGAATGATAAAGATGCTGGGACAGAAAGTGAGTCTGTGAAACCTGTCAGAGCCTCCACCAATGCCACGGAATTCCCAGACGCCAATGGTGCTGGGGTAAAAAGCCAGCGGCCCTTTAGCCCCAGAGAGGCGTTGCGGTCTAGAGCCATCATCAAACCTGTCATCATTGATaaggatgtgaaaaaaatcaTGGGAGGATCTGGAACTGAGGCCACAATGGAGAAGCAGAAATCCACCTCCAAACCAGGGCCAAACAAGGTGACAAGCAGCATAACTATCTACCCCTCTGACAGTGGCAGCCCCAGAGCTGCCCCAGGTGAGGCCCCGAGGGAAAGGCACACATCCACCAGCAACATCCAGGTTGGGCCAGCAGAGCTCACATCAGTCAGCAACCACGTCAGCTCCCCCTTTGAGCTCTCCATTCACAAACATGACATTGCTCTGCAGTTCACAGAAGCTGAAAGAATGGGAGATGGGCCCCTGAAGAACAAGCCAGAAACAGTGGTCTCTCGGAGCAGCATTATAATCAAGCCATCAGATCCTGTGGAGAGGAACAGCCATGCCCCCCCAGCGGAGACAATCAGGTGGAAAAGCCATAGTGCCCCTTCAGAAGTGGGCTCTTCAGATGCCAGACACGTTACTGTGCGGAACGCCTGGAAGAGTAGGCGAGACTTGAACTCCTTAGAAGACCCCCCAACTCGAATAGGTAGAAACATGGAAGCCACCAACGCCTACACCCAGAGGGCCTCCACAGACTGTTCAGACCTTGGACAGCCCAAGTTGTACCTTTGTGAGCAGGGTGCTCAAAGGGCAGGAAATTCAGGGGATGCCCCTGAGCTCACCTCCAGAAGGACCCAGAGTAGCCTCACCGTGTCTGAGGTGCTGACTCGTCGGAATCGGGTGGGAGACACTGCCTCGGCTGCAGCCTGGAACCACTCGGCAGGCGCGGTGAGCCCcactgctgccccccccccccccctttactcTTTTACCTTCCTCTTTGCTCCCTCTGCTCTGGCCTGTGTGTCTCAGGATTATGCGGCTGAGAAATCCTGGGAGAGCTAGCTGGATTGCTCAGAGAACTGAAAATAAGGTAGGTTTGGCCTTGAAGACGAGTTTAGTACCTTGAAGGAGGTGTTTGCCAGAGAGCAGCAGGAGTTTCCCAAACTCCCTTTTCCAGTTTGTCTCTTCTATATATGAAGGTCACACAAAAAAGAGAGATCTAGCCTCCATTCTCTTGGTTTGCCAGCACagcgaaaaaaaaaaacctccccctAAAACCCTATAGAGCAGCACCTAGAAGCCCAAGAACCAGCTGCGGCCACTGGGAAGCCCTATGCCAGGGTACCCGGTGACCCTTCTGTATAGCACACgtaggacgggggtgggggggcagggagagggtttTCACAGCCAAGTTTTGCCAGCTGCTGGCCTATGGGGGAGGAGAGTGAGGCTTCCACTGGGCCTACTTTATATACTTTGTGTCCACGTGTCACTTTATTTTGTCTAAGCCATTTTGTCATCAGTCTGAGGGCAGAACTAGTTCAGTACGGCTCATTACAGGATAGATAAATCCAGAACCACCTCCGCCTCTGAGGGTCAGAGTGTCAGAACAGCACCTAAAGGGGAAGCCCCTAGGAGTGTCTTTTTAGATGTGGAGCCTCTGAGGAGAAAGACGTTTTGGAAgtggtttccttctttttatttatttatttatttatttatttatttatttatttattatttaaaaaaaaaattttttttttcaacgtttttaatttatttttgggacagagagagacagagcatgagcgggggaggggcagagagagagggagacacagaatcggaaacaggctccaggctccgagccatcggcccagagcccgacgcggggctcgaactcacggaccgcgagatcgtgacctggctgaagtcggccgcttaaccgactgcgccacccaggcgccccaggaagtggtttccttctttttaaaaggcagGTGTATTCACTTGAAATGTCCTGTGAGTCCATATAGGGTACTCATCATCTGACAGAGCATGTTCCCACTGCCACAGTTTCTCCAAGAGCCCTGTGGGCAGGTATTATCTCCACTTTTTAGATTTACACTGATGGTCAGAGACACAAAGTGTCGTACCCAAGGCCACCCAAATGAATTATTGGAtgagagctaggatttgaatccaagattccgggttttttttgttttttgtttttaaatgtgtatttttgagagagagaacacgggcaaagagagaggaagacacagaatcgcaagcaggctccatgctgtcagtgcagagcctgatgatgtgcaacttgaactcacaaactgagatcatgacctgagccgaaatcgagagacAGAAgtttaacctgctgagccaccccggtgcccgcAAGATTCCCGTTTCTGAATCCGGTACTCTTTCTACCCCGCCAACGTTTCTCATACTTCTGTTTTGATCTGCGTTCTCTCTGAAGGACCAACACTGAAAAGGCAGAACTCTGGtaggagagtggagagagagagagaggggggtgttTAGTCCCTTGAAGCTCTGGCTGACAGACAGGATAAGGCATAGGTGTAGGACCCAAAAGGGAAGGCACCTGGGCTTTTTGGTAGTTTATAAGTGGAAAGTAGGAAAAGCGTGGTCCAGTGTCCTTTTCGGCAGTACATACTCCCTTGTTCCGCAGCAGGGAAATGCAGCCTGCACGTGCAAAACTCAAGGATCTCTGGGCCTCCTTCCAGGACCACGTGGTGCAGGCCCCGTCCTCCACACGCCCTTGCTCAGTTGTGAGCCGCCAGTCTACCCTCTGAGCCCCAGCAGCTTGGGAGTTTGTAGTCTTCCGGTTTCCTTAGGCCAAAGCAAATCTCTGCAGTTAAGCTGTTGTCTGTCTGCACTGTACCTCCCTCTGCCAGGCTGAAGAAGACcactgggagagggagggagtatGTCTTGTTACTCGCTACTGTCCTTCGCAGCtcactttttgtcatttttggcACAGGAGGAAGGTGACGACTGCACACTCGGTGTCCACAGACGACTGCACAACTCCCTGGAGCGGTCTGAACTGCCTGCGAAGCAGGGGCTGCCAGAGCCCGGGCGAGCCCGGGCTGAGGAACGGTTACGGCCAGCCAGGCCCTGTGCCGAGGACAACTGAACCAGCTGGGTGAGGTCTGCtgtctcctctgctcctgcttctccgctctcctgccttcctgccctaTGAAGGATGCAAGGCCAGTTAACCAGGCTAGACGCCAGGCCTTGGCTGGGAGACTGTGGCAAACCAGGCTGTGGCTTGGGTCATTTTGCCAGTTGGCCAGAGGGGATCAGAAACTACAAGCTGGACATAGTCACCCAAGCCCAGCCTTCCCTGATGCATGagttctctctccttgcccctgtCCCCAGATCGGATGGGCCACTCTGGCCCCCAAATGGGGAAAGATCTAGAAACCCCTTGTATCCTCACCATACCACAACAGCTGAAAGCTCTCCTCTGCTTCTCAGTGGGTCAGAGGGCAGCCCCTTCAGTGTGGTTCATTTCTTCGTCTCACCGCATCCAGTTCACTCCTTGTTTGCCCTGGGGGCCTAAGTACCCCCTAAGACTTAGCAGCCATCACCTCCATCTAGGGGGCTTCTACTCCTTTCCCCTTTGGAGTTCCTCAGACTTGTACAGCAGAAGAGGTCTGTGCTGCCTCTAAGGGATTACGGGACCAACCTTTAGGCTGAAGCTTCTCGGACATCGCCCCCTGGCTGACAATTGTTTCCTGGGGGCAGAGCACACGGGTACCCACCTATTGGAATGGCatcatccctcccctcccctcccctggctctaTGCTCACCTTCCGAAGGCACCTGGAAGTGCACAAGCCTCACGCATCTCCTTTTCTGGGCACCCGTAATGCTGCTGGCACTGCCTGCTCCTCTCCCGTGGCTGGAGACTTCAGGCTGACTCCGTCGTTTCCATCTTTGGAATACTTCCGGACTAAACTGGGCCTGACCCAGCATACTCTGCCTTCTAGGAAGTGCCCAGCAAGGGGGAAAGTGGGCTGGAAGAAACATTTCCCCAGTCACTCCACAAAGCAATAGTTCCATGAAAGGCATggactttcttcctcttccttcattcCCCCATGGAGGAGGAGGAATCGCACTTTACCGAACTGATGCATTCCTACAGAAGTGGGCCCATGGTTTCTGCAAACTGTCGTGATGACTTCACTGGAGGAAAAGTACTACGTGCCCACTGAGGGCCCCAGgttaatataatacaaaatgcaGCAAACCTTTCAGGAAGCCACATAAAGTTGAATAGTTTCCTTACGTCACATGGGGAAGTTGAAAAGAACCGTATATTCTTGGCACTGCTTTTTGTGTAACTTTCTCAGTTCAGAGAAGGGCTCCCTTTTCAAAGGCTACTTTTAATGGCACAGACACTGTTCCTTCATAGTGAAAGAGAGCATTACTAGGAGTCAGGAAAGCTGAATTTGCTTCATGGCTTTGTACtttcttgctgtgtgactttgggcaagtcactgtcctcgtggggcctcagtttccttatctataaaatgaattctGTGTAATGGTCTCTAAGGGTCCTAAATCTGGCATTCTGAGGTTGTTCTGTTTACACTgtcctatgggggggggggtgattctGCTTTTGGAAGGTAGCATCCGGATGGTTTTGGGGAATGGGTCCTCCCCGGCCTTGTTTTCCTGGGCCTTATTCTTTCCATGTTCTAATGTCAGGAGGATGAGCTCAGAGAAGCTCCCTCATTTTTCTAGTTTGTAAGATGAAGGGATGAGATCAGATGGCTTCTGCAGCCCTTTTGGCACCAGCCTTGCCCACTTGCCACACAGCATCCCCTGGCTTTTGTGACACAAGTTGGCTGTCTCCCGTTGCTGTGCTTCATGGGCCATATTCCCTGCCTGCACTTGGTGTGGGAACCAGTGTTCATCTCGCCCGTGTCCGCCTTCAGACTTGGCCATCCTGGAGGCGGCTTGGGGCATGCTGATGAGCTTCCTTTCGGGGTCAGGAATGTTTTTGCGCTTACTTCCATTTTCTGGAGGTCTGCCAGTCTAAGGGCATTGCTGTGTAGCTCACCTTTCCTCTATATAGTGCTGACTCAGCTGCTCAGTTTTAAGATGCTGTTTTCAAaatctcttcctgctgcttctcctggGTCCCTGGCCAGAAACTAGGAAACAGACCTCTGCGGTGGTCAACTGAGGTTATAGGAAACCAAGTCTGTGGCTCTTCTCTGCTGGTGGAAGCAAAAGGGTGCCAAGCCATGCCTACAAAGATTTCGCCgctaattctcttctttgggcaTTGGAGCCCTGGATTCTGGTGCTGTAGCTCCTGGTGCCAAAGTCTGGATCTTTCCACACTGCAGCAGCACCAACATCTGCCACTACCCAAATGCTCTGGAAGAGGGACAGCTATGGTGCCCTCTTGCTGGGGGCTGCTATCTTAAAATCTGAGTGCAATAGGGTTTGATTGTAACAATTATTTCAGGATAAATATTGTTTCCTTAATCTGCGTACTTTCTAGAACCAttgtaaaatagattttatttttaagtgtcctCAGCATTGCAGAAGATCCCATTTGTAATAGCAGATGAAGGCTGGAGGCTCAGCTCCTCTGGGTTTCGAATGGCTGGCAAGGCTGGCTCTCAAATTCCAAAGTTGGAAGGCACCTTTCTGAAAAGCAACCTCTGTGTGACCATCTGGACCCAGGCCTCACCACCAGGGGTCCTGGAGGAAATTTCCATATAAAGGGGAGACCTGGTAATTAAGTAGCTGGTCCAGTCAAGCCAAATATTCCCACTGTCCCAGCCAAGAAACCCACTTACATGACAAGCCTCTTCTGCAGCGTAGCTCCAACTCTAGATTTTACTGGCAGGTGTATTTGTTGTGGGAGGGTTCCCAGTGAGCCCAGGGAACCTGGCACTCCAGAGCTGCTTGGTTGGAGGAAGCAGAGCTGGC
The sequence above is drawn from the Neofelis nebulosa isolate mNeoNeb1 chromosome 2, mNeoNeb1.pri, whole genome shotgun sequence genome and encodes:
- the LUZP1 gene encoding leucine zipper protein 1 encodes the protein MAEFTSYKDTASSRHLRFKLQSLSRRLDELEEATKNLQKAEDELLDLQDKVIQAEGSNSGMLAEIEVLRQRVLRIEGKDEEIKRAEDLCQLMKEKLEEEENLTRELKSEIERLQKRMAELEKLEEAFGRSKNDCTQLCLSLNEERNLTKKISAELEMLRVKVKELESSEDRLDKTEQSLVSELEKLKSLTLNFVSERKYLNEKEKENEKLIKELTQKLEQNKKMNRDYSRNASNLLERNDLRIEDGISSTLPCKESRRKGALDYLKQVENETRNKSENEKNRNQEDNKVKDLNQEIEKLKTQIKHFESLEEELKKMRAKNNDLQDNYLSEQNKNKLLASQLEEIKLQIKKQKELENGEVEGEEAFLSGKGRHERTKLRGHGNEVPVSKHTPRELSPQQKRERHRNRDIALNNENCSLGNRQVSSPSFTNRRAAKASNIGAGTDSGTQETRRTEDRFVSGSSQSEGKKSREQPSVLSRYPPAAQEHSKAWKSTPKPGTEGGLKGKVEKTTRTFSDNTNHGSVPSDVLGRADKASDTPSEALFGKRGQVPGNGSQVTQAADCGSPKAIGALASSRRSSSEGLSKGKKAVSGLEADTTSPNSKPPLLSKYPYNSRSQENILQGFSTPNKEGVDQPVAVVMEDSSQHETLRCRVIKPSGREKPDSDDDVDVTSLVTAKLVNTTITPEPELKHQPNSRERAKSRGGLRTSLFENDKDAGTESESVKPVRASTNATEFPDANGAGVKSQRPFSPREALRSRAIIKPVIIDKDVKKIMGGSGTEATMEKQKSTSKPGPNKVTSSITIYPSDSGSPRAAPGEAPRERHTSTSNIQVGPAELTSVSNHVSSPFELSIHKHDIALQFTEAERMGDGPLKNKPETVVSRSSIIIKPSDPVERNSHAPPAETIRWKSHSAPSEVGSSDARHVTVRNAWKSRRDLNSLEDPPTRIGRNMEATNAYTQRASTDCSDLGQPKLYLCEQGAQRAGNSGDAPELTSRRTQSSLTVSEVLTRRNRVGDTASAAAWNHSAGAEEGDDCTLGVHRRLHNSLERSELPAKQGLPEPGRARAEERLRPARPCAEDN